Proteins co-encoded in one Methylomonas albis genomic window:
- a CDS encoding alpha/beta fold hydrolase produces MKFRPSVMVILLLLLIMLSGCAATTPNVTMGKVSGRQVEFAISKHGTVPVVFEAGLDGTFAWWDDVYPAIAQDATALVYNRAGYGNSETVEAPRDGRHIVEELRSLLASRGLAPPYVLVGHSLGGLYMQWYARYHPQEVAALILVDSTHPSQLKGAGAIENWPMWVRLAFGLLTSATAERELAALDLTGDEVLAAPPFTRGPVIVLSAAQPLSDTSALAIDGNQKRKDISRLYPGAIQRWVDSGHAIPLEKPEPIVSAIREVLSITWPNSAKPTASTRDVLAKKEKP; encoded by the coding sequence ATGAAATTTAGACCATCAGTAATGGTCATTCTGTTGCTATTGCTAATCATGCTAAGCGGCTGTGCCGCCACCACCCCGAATGTAACGATGGGGAAAGTCTCCGGCCGGCAAGTAGAATTTGCGATTAGTAAGCACGGCACTGTGCCGGTTGTCTTCGAAGCGGGGCTGGACGGGACTTTCGCCTGGTGGGATGACGTGTATCCGGCGATAGCCCAAGACGCCACCGCATTGGTCTATAACCGCGCGGGCTACGGGAATAGCGAAACAGTCGAGGCGCCGCGCGACGGCCGGCATATTGTCGAAGAGTTACGTAGCTTGCTCGCCAGCCGGGGTCTGGCGCCGCCATATGTACTGGTGGGACATTCGCTGGGCGGCTTGTATATGCAGTGGTACGCCCGCTACCATCCGCAGGAAGTGGCGGCCCTGATTCTGGTCGATTCGACTCATCCCTCGCAACTAAAAGGTGCGGGGGCTATCGAAAACTGGCCGATGTGGGTGCGATTGGCGTTTGGTTTGCTGACGTCGGCTACTGCAGAGCGAGAGCTAGCCGCCCTCGATCTAACCGGTGACGAGGTTTTGGCGGCTCCACCGTTTACCCGCGGGCCGGTCATAGTATTAAGCGCAGCTCAACCCTTGTCTGATACGTCGGCGTTGGCAATCGACGGCAACCAAAAACGCAAAGATATTTCGCGGCTTTATCCGGGAGCGATTCAACGCTGGGTAGATAGCGGCCATGCCATTCCGCTGGAGAAGCCGGAGCCTATCGTTTCGGCAATCCGCGAAGTCTTGTCGATCACCTGGCCGAACTCGGCTAAGCCGACTGCCTCGACAAGAGACGTCTTGGCGAAAAAGGAAAAACCCTAA
- the pgi gene encoding glucose-6-phosphate isomerase, whose product MSKLINSAEWNAVKQHHLEIAGKFCMKDAFDKDPQRFDKFSATFDDLLFDFSKNLITEETLPLLIDLAKRAELSAKTEAMFSGSIINTTEKRAVLHTALRNRSNKPVLFRGQDVMPEINKVLAKMRVFTEQVRSGAWVGYTGKAITDIVNIGIGGSDLGPKMVDTALAPYGKDGLKAHFVSNVDQTDIVETLKPLNPETTLFLISSKTFTTQETMTNARSARNWFLQAAVDPAHISKHFVAISTNVTKVKEFGIDPDNMFEFWDWVGGRYSLWSVIGMSIALYVGMDNFEELLMGAHLADEHFRSAPFEKNIPVIMGLLGIWYNNFFDAETYAILPYAQSLKYFADYFQQGDMESNGKSATMKGEKVDYNTGPIIWGQPGTNGQHAFFQLIHQGTKLIPGDFLAAAQSQYDLPDHHDILISNFLAQAEALMRGKTEVEVRKDLSHEPNLDDALIASKIFDGNKPSNSFLFKKLTPRTLGTLIAFYEHKIFVQGVIWNINSFDQMGVELGKVLARAILPQLKNEEFVTDHDSSTNGLINAYKRLRK is encoded by the coding sequence ATGTCCAAATTAATAAACTCTGCCGAATGGAATGCCGTTAAGCAACATCACCTCGAGATTGCCGGTAAATTTTGCATGAAGGATGCGTTTGATAAAGATCCGCAGCGCTTCGACAAGTTTTCGGCGACATTTGACGATTTGTTGTTCGACTTTTCTAAAAATCTGATTACCGAGGAAACCTTGCCTTTGTTGATCGACTTGGCGAAGCGAGCAGAGTTGTCCGCTAAGACCGAAGCAATGTTTTCAGGCTCCATCATTAATACCACGGAAAAACGCGCTGTCTTGCATACCGCCTTGCGGAATCGCAGTAACAAGCCGGTGCTGTTTCGCGGCCAGGATGTGATGCCGGAAATCAATAAGGTTCTGGCAAAAATGCGGGTATTCACCGAACAGGTTCGTTCCGGCGCCTGGGTGGGGTATACCGGCAAAGCCATTACCGACATTGTCAATATCGGCATCGGAGGATCGGACCTAGGGCCGAAAATGGTCGATACCGCGCTGGCGCCCTACGGTAAAGACGGCTTGAAAGCCCATTTTGTTTCCAATGTCGATCAAACCGATATTGTCGAGACTTTAAAACCGCTTAATCCGGAAACCACGCTGTTTTTGATTTCCTCAAAAACCTTTACCACGCAAGAAACCATGACCAACGCCCGTTCGGCGCGCAACTGGTTTTTGCAGGCCGCCGTCGATCCCGCGCATATTTCCAAGCATTTCGTGGCCATATCGACCAATGTCACCAAAGTGAAGGAATTTGGTATCGATCCGGACAATATGTTCGAGTTCTGGGATTGGGTGGGCGGCCGTTATTCTTTGTGGTCCGTGATCGGCATGTCGATTGCCCTATACGTGGGTATGGATAATTTCGAAGAGTTGCTGATGGGCGCGCATTTGGCCGACGAGCATTTTCGTAGCGCGCCGTTCGAAAAGAACATTCCGGTGATCATGGGCTTGCTGGGCATCTGGTACAACAACTTCTTCGATGCGGAAACCTACGCGATTTTGCCTTACGCACAGTCCTTGAAATATTTTGCCGATTATTTCCAGCAGGGCGATATGGAAAGTAATGGCAAAAGCGCCACTATGAAGGGTGAAAAAGTGGATTACAACACTGGGCCAATTATCTGGGGCCAGCCCGGTACTAATGGACAGCATGCGTTTTTCCAGTTGATCCATCAGGGCACCAAGCTCATTCCCGGCGACTTCCTGGCGGCCGCGCAAAGTCAATACGACTTACCCGACCACCACGACATCCTGATTTCTAATTTTCTGGCCCAAGCGGAAGCCTTGATGCGCGGCAAAACCGAGGTCGAAGTTAGAAAAGATTTAAGCCATGAGCCAAACCTGGATGATGCCTTGATTGCGTCCAAAATTTTCGACGGCAACAAACCGTCCAATTCGTTTTTGTTCAAAAAGCTTACGCCCAGAACATTGGGAACACTGATAGCCTTTTACGAACACAAAATCTTCGTGCAAGGCGTGATTTGGAATATCAACTCTTTCGATCAGATGGGGGTGGAATTGGGTAAAGTGTTAGCGCGGGCGATTCTGCCACAGCTGAAAAACGAAGAATTCGTTACCGATCACGACAGCTCCACCAACGGCTTGATCAATGCTTACAAACGCTTGCGTAAATAA
- a CDS encoding cupredoxin domain-containing protein, translating into MVKFVSLATLVCALSVTTVSAKEMQDHNQMMNHGDGHLMDMDGGMVMGQNTDTLPGGCDKIAATKEITVHAGHKYSEKFPGTMFAFDQQEFQFEPCTKLTVHFINDDEIRHQWMMHGLPKYLYPKGMFHLEVSGPGKVSGTLILPPGDKTYLVHCDIAQHMEKGMKAQLKVGKGSEDLPSIPGVTAAVFPDDYSGKPYDPVLDAPVASTPVAAPVVAAAPAPTEVDDSIVSGTTVIGLAIGFIAAPWLAKRFKGMSAGEIVATVLEQVAHGVGFVVQLIGKLIKLVSGKNVIALPDK; encoded by the coding sequence ATGGTCAAATTCGTATCACTTGCCACACTGGTCTGTGCCTTATCTGTTACTACTGTGTCTGCAAAAGAAATGCAGGATCACAACCAGATGATGAACCATGGCGACGGTCATTTGATGGATATGGATGGCGGCATGGTCATGGGCCAAAACACCGACACCTTGCCTGGCGGTTGCGATAAAATCGCCGCTACTAAGGAAATTACCGTACACGCCGGACACAAGTATTCCGAGAAATTCCCCGGCACCATGTTTGCGTTCGATCAGCAAGAATTTCAATTCGAACCTTGCACCAAACTCACCGTACATTTCATTAACGACGATGAAATCCGCCATCAATGGATGATGCACGGTTTACCCAAATATTTGTATCCAAAAGGCATGTTCCATTTGGAAGTGAGCGGTCCCGGCAAAGTCTCCGGCACGCTGATCTTGCCACCCGGCGACAAAACCTATCTTGTGCATTGCGACATCGCTCAGCACATGGAAAAAGGCATGAAAGCCCAATTAAAAGTCGGCAAAGGCAGCGAAGACTTACCCAGCATTCCCGGCGTAACCGCCGCAGTTTTCCCGGACGATTACAGCGGAAAGCCTTATGACCCCGTGCTCGATGCGCCGGTTGCCAGCACACCCGTAGCAGCGCCAGTCGTGGCAGCGGCGCCCGCTCCGACAGAAGTCGACGATTCGATTGTTTCCGGCACTACCGTAATCGGTTTGGCTATCGGCTTTATTGCCGCGCCCTGGCTGGCGAAACGCTTTAAAGGCATGAGCGCCGGCGAGATCGTCGCCACGGTGCTGGAGCAAGTGGCGCACGGCGTCGGCTTCGTGGTGCAATTGATCGGCAAGTTGATCAAACTGGTATCCGGCAAAAACGTCATCGCCTTACCGGACAAATAA
- a CDS encoding YqaA family protein, with amino-acid sequence MQLESLGPLGLFISAFISSTVAPGGSEAILAYLVNSQQHSVSQLVAIASIGNTLGALTTWWLGLWAAKKYPAEALAKQHQKSLNTVRRWGSWALLFSWLPLVGDGLCFAGGWLRLSMLSSLLAIFLGKVLRYIAVAYAFV; translated from the coding sequence ATGCAGTTAGAATCGCTCGGCCCTTTGGGATTATTTATCAGCGCCTTCATCTCGTCCACCGTCGCTCCCGGCGGTTCCGAAGCAATACTGGCTTATCTGGTTAACAGCCAACAACATTCAGTCAGCCAATTGGTGGCTATTGCCAGTATCGGCAATACCCTCGGCGCATTGACGACTTGGTGGCTGGGCCTGTGGGCCGCCAAAAAATATCCCGCCGAAGCTTTAGCCAAACAGCATCAAAAATCTCTAAATACCGTGCGCCGCTGGGGCAGTTGGGCTTTGCTGTTTTCCTGGTTGCCGCTGGTGGGCGACGGCCTGTGTTTTGCCGGTGGCTGGTTACGCCTTTCCATGCTGTCCTCGCTGTTAGCGATTTTTTTAGGTAAAGTGCTGCGTTATATCGCCGTTGCCTACGCCTTTGTCTAA
- a CDS encoding MOSC domain-containing protein, translating into MTLRKLCQQFSSEGRIEAIILRPARGEPTVLVDEALAEPGRGLIGDRRAKSARSGRQSSKRELTLFQAEHLPIVAAWCGLTELEPTRLRRNLVVSGLNLIGMRSPFPDALLEWAVGDEVIIQITGPCDPCSKMAAELGVGSYNALRGHGGMTARILAGGLIRVGDRMRLNAIRHFE; encoded by the coding sequence ATGACCCTACGTAAGCTATGCCAACAATTCTCCAGCGAAGGCCGAATCGAAGCCATTATCCTGCGCCCGGCGCGGGGCGAGCCGACCGTTTTGGTTGATGAGGCCCTGGCTGAGCCGGGGCGGGGATTGATCGGTGATCGTCGGGCGAAAAGCGCTCGTTCCGGTCGGCAATCGTCAAAACGCGAACTGACCTTGTTCCAAGCCGAACACTTGCCCATCGTGGCTGCTTGGTGCGGGTTGACGGAATTGGAGCCGACCCGTCTGCGGCGCAATCTCGTGGTTTCCGGGCTTAATCTGATTGGCATGCGCTCGCCGTTCCCGGATGCGCTGTTGGAATGGGCGGTGGGTGATGAGGTGATTATTCAGATCACCGGGCCTTGCGATCCGTGTTCAAAAATGGCGGCCGAACTGGGTGTAGGAAGTTATAACGCACTGCGTGGTCACGGCGGCATGACGGCGCGGATTTTGGCCGGCGGCTTGATTCGAGTAGGTGACCGGATGCGCTTAAATGCGATCCGACATTTTGAGTAA
- a CDS encoding BrnT family toxin, with protein sequence MQERRLSFSRANEFDFETAIYLIDDRQDYGEIRRVAVGYLGGRLHFLCFVFIPGGIRVISFRKANSREASKHGKTLTLD encoded by the coding sequence CTGCAGGAACGCCGATTAAGCTTCAGTCGCGCAAACGAGTTCGATTTTGAAACGGCTATCTATCTGATTGACGACCGGCAAGATTATGGCGAAATTCGCCGAGTTGCTGTTGGTTATCTCGGTGGCAGGCTGCATTTTTTGTGCTTCGTGTTTATCCCCGGCGGCATTCGGGTGATTAGTTTTCGCAAAGCCAATTCCAGAGAGGCTAGTAAACATGGCAAAACCCTTACCCTTGACTGA
- a CDS encoding BrnA antitoxin family protein → MAKPLPLTDADGEVRELTADDFKSAVAFSELPESLQEVLQGRGKQKAPTKISTTVRFDADVIATFRATGRGWQSRMNDVLKDWLKEHSRV, encoded by the coding sequence ATGGCAAAACCCTTACCCTTGACTGACGCGGACGGCGAAGTCCGTGAATTGACGGCAGACGATTTTAAAAGCGCTGTAGCATTTTCCGAGTTACCGGAATCCTTACAAGAAGTGTTGCAAGGTCGCGGCAAACAAAAAGCGCCGACCAAGATTTCCACCACCGTGCGCTTTGATGCCGATGTCATAGCTACTTTCCGCGCTACCGGTCGCGGCTGGCAAAGTCGGATGAACGACGTTTTGAAGGATTGGCTGAAGGAACATTCGCGAGTTTGA
- a CDS encoding DUF4145 domain-containing protein — MELLVTLITGIAWPVAVVWIAYLFKGELRSLMHRMSQLKYKDVEAKFELGLAEAEAKVTVIEQSSPSILPRPEITSKLELLRRIADVSLRAAIMEAWVLVEDAAGKSGFVQGAAVPRVNLRLFVEELVRLGKLPKGGDSLLDQMRRLRNQAAHLPDFSFNQDEADRYLQLATRMSELILNVE, encoded by the coding sequence ATGGAACTTCTTGTAACTCTAATAACTGGAATAGCATGGCCTGTTGCCGTGGTTTGGATCGCGTATCTGTTCAAGGGTGAACTACGGTCATTGATGCACCGAATGTCCCAGTTGAAATACAAAGATGTCGAAGCGAAGTTCGAACTTGGTCTTGCCGAGGCAGAAGCAAAAGTAACCGTAATTGAACAATCATCACCGTCCATCCTTCCGCGCCCGGAGATTACATCAAAACTTGAATTGCTGCGCCGCATAGCAGACGTATCTCTCCGCGCAGCGATCATGGAGGCATGGGTGCTGGTTGAAGATGCCGCGGGTAAATCTGGATTCGTGCAAGGAGCCGCCGTTCCTCGCGTTAATCTTCGTCTTTTTGTTGAGGAATTGGTTCGCCTCGGGAAGCTGCCAAAGGGCGGTGATTCATTGCTCGATCAAATGCGAAGGCTACGTAATCAAGCTGCACACTTACCAGATTTCAGTTTCAATCAAGATGAAGCTGACCGCTATCTTCAGTTGGCTACCAGAATGTCGGAGCTTATTCTCAATGTTGAATAA